The proteins below are encoded in one region of Belonocnema kinseyi isolate 2016_QV_RU_SX_M_011 chromosome 3, B_treatae_v1, whole genome shotgun sequence:
- the LOC117169831 gene encoding uncharacterized protein LOC117169831: MIFFLGSEPPGGIPFKAPEAVHHARWMAKVLYCFMIYMFRVYEKAWFKTESPTEAPRIDLKILPRHKKCTMVHLAIREAVFKKLVGHLWYLSEVLIGLASFDENVSFDCKREMVRASKERRSTETCKEREDFKQGLEVVKALSVTNESAERGVALMSEYNALITKYEGQEQHLIQVVKKHREIFPGCNKESLKQSFEEFIFRQAP, encoded by the exons ATGATCTTTTTTCTGGGGTCGGAACCTCCTGGAGGAATTCCTTTTAAGGCACCTGAAGCTGTTCATCATGCAAGATGGATGGCAAAAGTCTTGTACTGCTTCATGATTTATATGTTTAGAG TTTACGAAAAAGCTTGGTTTAAAACGGAAAGCCCTACAGAAGCTCCACGCATCGATCTCAAAATTTTGCCTAGACATAAAAAATGTACGATGGTTCACCTTGCAATTCGAGAagctgtttttaaaaaactcgtaGGACATCTTTGGTACTTAAGTGAAGTTTTAATTGGACTAGCTTCTTTCGACGAAAATGTTTCCTTTGATTGCAAAAGAGAGATGGTACGTGCGAGTAAAGAACGACGTTCTACAG aaACGTGTAAAGAAAGAGAAGATTTCAAGCAGGGTCTTGAGGTTGTGAAGGCTTTGTCCGTTACAAATGAAAGCGCAGAACGAGGAGTAGCGTTAATGAGTGAATACAATGCACTTATTACTAAATATGAAGGGCAGGAACAACATTTAATCCAAGTAGTAAAAAAACATAGAGAAATTTTTCCTGGTTGTAACAAAGAATCCTTAAAACAATCCttcgaagaatttatttttcgacaagCCCCTTGA
- the LOC117169373 gene encoding programmed cell death protein 6 isoform X3, giving the protein MIGMFQYEKTDDKSTDGDADSPGMFDKRQSGTVNFEEFGALWKYVTDWQNCFRSFDRDNSGNIDRTELKAALTNFGYRLNDSVIEMLIRKYDRAGRGTIYFDDFIQCCVVLYTLTSAFRQYDTDQDGVITIHYEQFLGMVFNLKI; this is encoded by the exons ATGATAG GTATGTTTCAGTATGAAAAAACTGATGACAAATCAACTGATGGTGATGCTGATTCTCCAGGTATGTTTGATAAAAGACAATCTGGCACTGTCAATTTCGAAGAGTTCGGAGCACTTTGGAAATACGTTACCGACTGGCAGAATTGCTTCCGATCCTTTGATCGAGATAACAGTGGAAACATCGATCGCACAGAGCTAAAAGCCGCCTTGACGAATTTCGGCTACCGATTGAACGACAGCGTCATTGAAATGCTCATCCGAAAGTACGATCGAGCTGGCAGAGGAACAATATACTTCGATGATTTTATCCAGTGCTGCGTAGTGCTTTAT ACTCTGACATCCGCATTCAGACAGTACGACACCGACCAAGATGGAGTCATCACAATTCACTACGAACAGTTCCTAGGCATGGtgtttaatcttaaaatttaa
- the LOC117169373 gene encoding programmed cell death protein 6 isoform X1 — translation MSFASPMPTREFLWDVFQRVDKDHSGAITVEELQQALSNGTWTPFNPETVRLMIGMFQYEKTDDKSTDGDADSPGMFDKRQSGTVNFEEFGALWKYVTDWQNCFRSFDRDNSGNIDRTELKAALTNFGYRLNDSVIEMLIRKYDRAGRGTIYFDDFIQCCVVLYTLTSAFRQYDTDQDGVITIHYEQFLGMVFNLKI, via the exons atgtcgtTCGCTTCACCGATGCCGACCCGTGAATTCTTATGGGACGTCTTCCAAAG GGTCGATAAGGACCACTCCGGAGCCATAACCGTTGAAGAACTTCAACAAGCACTTTCCAATGGAACATGGACTCCCTTTAACCCAGAAACAGTTCGTTTAATGATAG GTATGTTTCAGTATGAAAAAACTGATGACAAATCAACTGATGGTGATGCTGATTCTCCAGGTATGTTTGATAAAAGACAATCTGGCACTGTCAATTTCGAAGAGTTCGGAGCACTTTGGAAATACGTTACCGACTGGCAGAATTGCTTCCGATCCTTTGATCGAGATAACAGTGGAAACATCGATCGCACAGAGCTAAAAGCCGCCTTGACGAATTTCGGCTACCGATTGAACGACAGCGTCATTGAAATGCTCATCCGAAAGTACGATCGAGCTGGCAGAGGAACAATATACTTCGATGATTTTATCCAGTGCTGCGTAGTGCTTTAT ACTCTGACATCCGCATTCAGACAGTACGACACCGACCAAGATGGAGTCATCACAATTCACTACGAACAGTTCCTAGGCATGGtgtttaatcttaaaatttaa
- the LOC117169373 gene encoding programmed cell death protein 6 isoform X2 gives MSFASPMPTREFLWDVFQRVDKDHSGAITVEELQQALSNGTWTPFNPETVRLMIGMFDKRQSGTVNFEEFGALWKYVTDWQNCFRSFDRDNSGNIDRTELKAALTNFGYRLNDSVIEMLIRKYDRAGRGTIYFDDFIQCCVVLYTLTSAFRQYDTDQDGVITIHYEQFLGMVFNLKI, from the exons atgtcgtTCGCTTCACCGATGCCGACCCGTGAATTCTTATGGGACGTCTTCCAAAG GGTCGATAAGGACCACTCCGGAGCCATAACCGTTGAAGAACTTCAACAAGCACTTTCCAATGGAACATGGACTCCCTTTAACCCAGAAACAGTTCGTTTAATGATAG GTATGTTTGATAAAAGACAATCTGGCACTGTCAATTTCGAAGAGTTCGGAGCACTTTGGAAATACGTTACCGACTGGCAGAATTGCTTCCGATCCTTTGATCGAGATAACAGTGGAAACATCGATCGCACAGAGCTAAAAGCCGCCTTGACGAATTTCGGCTACCGATTGAACGACAGCGTCATTGAAATGCTCATCCGAAAGTACGATCGAGCTGGCAGAGGAACAATATACTTCGATGATTTTATCCAGTGCTGCGTAGTGCTTTAT ACTCTGACATCCGCATTCAGACAGTACGACACCGACCAAGATGGAGTCATCACAATTCACTACGAACAGTTCCTAGGCATGGtgtttaatcttaaaatttaa